One region of Enterobacter ludwigii genomic DNA includes:
- the fliF gene encoding flagellar M-ring protein FliF, which yields MSATASTAPQNKSLEWMNRLRANPKIPLIVAGAAAIAILVAMVLWAKSPDYRTLYSNLSDQDGGAIVTQLTQMNIPYRFADNGGALEVPADKVHELRLRLAQQGLPKGGAVGFELLDQEKFGISQFSEQVNYQRALEGELARTIETLGPVKSARVHLAMPKPSLFVREQKSPSASVTVNLEPGRALDEGQISAVTHLVSSAVAGLPPGNVTLVDQSGHLLTQSNTAGRDLNDAQLKYAADVENRLQRRIEAILGPVVGNSNVHAQVTAQIDFANKEQTEEQYSPNGDAAQAVMRSRQINSSEQSGGAYPGGVPGALSNQPAPANAAPISTPPANQQNGQQNNQQTTSTANNAGPHTSSRNETTNYEVDRTIRHTKLNVGDIQRLSVAVVVNYKTLPNGKPLALTAEQMKQIENLTREAMGYSEKRGDSLNVVNSPFNAVDETGGELPFWQQQAFIDQLMSAGRWLLVLIVAWLLWRKGVRPQLQRRAEAEKAAREQMSARQEVEEAVEVRLSKDEQMQQRRANQRMGAEVMSQRIREMSDNDPRVVALVIRQWMGNEHE from the coding sequence ATGAGTGCAACAGCATCGACAGCGCCACAAAATAAATCACTCGAGTGGATGAACCGCCTTCGCGCGAATCCTAAAATCCCGTTGATCGTGGCAGGCGCTGCCGCAATTGCGATCCTTGTAGCGATGGTCCTGTGGGCGAAAAGCCCTGATTACCGGACGCTCTACAGTAACCTTTCCGATCAGGATGGCGGTGCCATCGTCACCCAGCTTACCCAGATGAACATCCCTTATCGCTTTGCCGATAACGGGGGGGCGCTTGAGGTTCCTGCGGATAAGGTGCACGAACTGCGTCTGCGTCTGGCGCAGCAGGGGCTGCCGAAGGGCGGCGCGGTCGGTTTTGAACTGCTGGATCAGGAAAAATTCGGTATCAGCCAGTTCAGCGAGCAGGTGAACTACCAGCGTGCCCTGGAAGGCGAACTGGCTCGTACCATTGAAACGTTAGGCCCGGTGAAAAGTGCCCGAGTGCACCTGGCGATGCCTAAACCTTCCTTATTTGTCCGCGAACAGAAATCCCCTTCCGCCTCCGTGACCGTGAATCTCGAACCTGGCCGCGCGCTGGATGAAGGGCAAATTAGCGCTGTGACGCATCTCGTCTCCAGCGCTGTCGCCGGTCTGCCGCCGGGTAACGTGACGCTGGTCGACCAGAGTGGTCATCTGCTGACGCAATCCAATACCGCCGGTCGCGATCTGAATGACGCGCAGCTGAAATATGCCGCCGATGTAGAAAACCGTCTCCAGCGTCGTATTGAAGCGATCCTCGGCCCGGTCGTGGGTAACAGTAACGTGCACGCGCAGGTTACCGCGCAGATTGACTTCGCTAATAAAGAACAAACTGAAGAACAGTACAGCCCGAACGGTGATGCCGCTCAGGCGGTGATGCGTTCTCGCCAGATTAACTCCAGCGAACAGTCTGGTGGTGCGTACCCTGGCGGTGTTCCTGGTGCGCTGTCTAACCAGCCTGCCCCTGCTAACGCAGCACCTATTTCTACACCTCCGGCAAACCAGCAGAACGGTCAGCAAAATAACCAGCAGACTACGTCAACGGCCAATAATGCCGGTCCGCATACCAGCAGTCGTAACGAAACCACGAACTACGAAGTGGATCGGACGATTCGCCACACTAAACTGAACGTGGGCGATATTCAGCGTCTTTCTGTTGCGGTAGTGGTGAACTACAAGACGCTTCCAAATGGCAAACCGCTGGCGCTGACAGCCGAGCAGATGAAGCAGATTGAAAACCTGACCCGTGAAGCAATGGGTTACTCCGAGAAGCGTGGCGATAGCCTCAACGTGGTGAACTCACCGTTCAACGCGGTGGATGAGACCGGCGGTGAACTGCCGTTCTGGCAACAGCAGGCGTTTATCGATCAGCTGATGTCCGCGGGACGCTGGCTGCTGGTGCTGATTGTCGCGTGGCTGCTGTGGCGTAAAGGCGTTCGTCCGCAGCTCCAGCGTCGAGCTGAAGCCGAGAAAGCCGCTCGCGAACAGATGAGCGCGCGTCAGGAAGTGGAAGAAGCGGTTGAAGTACGCCTCAGCAAAGATGA